A region of Moorena producens PAL-8-15-08-1 DNA encodes the following proteins:
- a CDS encoding non-ribosomal peptide synthetase, whose translation MKTIEFVSYLQNLGVKLWIDGEQLRYRSPKEVVTPELKQSIVERKADILKLLRKAQKNRQSDGATSIQAISREQVIPLSFAQQRLWFIEKMALSRNAYNVPLTLHLVGQLDYVALEKSLNQIIARHETLRTTFSEINGTPVQIIHPPFELELPIIDLSGLTPSEATTKLQQLLQQENEQRFNLEVDPPIRAQLFQLGTTEHILQITLHHIASDGWSLTVLPKELSAIYTATLFDKPSPLPELPIQYADFAVWQRNYLQGQTLESQLSYWKQKLLDLPQLQLPTDHPRPPVETFNGAGIPINIPAALTSKVKQLTQKQGTTLFMTLLAAFKILMSRYSGQEGIAVGTPIANRNRSEIEGLIGFFVNSLVMYTDLGGNPSFTEVLNRVKQTALEAYGHQDIPFEKLVEELQLERSLSQNPLFQVVFALQQSEHMKPSFSLPNLEVELGWERWMGDQMTVRMDLELHLWLEGEEIKGLCAYNRDLFEAETISRMVSHYENLLSAAVETPEGPISKLPLMTEPELDQILVEWNNTKTDYPNDKCIHQLFEEQVEKIPDAIAVVFEQQKLTYSQLNSKANQLAHYLQKLGVVPETLVGICVERSVEMVVGLLAILKAGGAYVPLDPNYPTSRLNYMVEDAQVSIILTQEKWQHDLPSTAAQVICLDRELPNTASSENLTVSITSEHQAYMMYTSGSTGLPKGVNIRHQGVVRLVKNTNYIKLTEEDIFLQLAPISFDAATLEIWGSMLNGGTLAVMPPHQPSLAEIGAAIRENQVTTLWLSAGLFQLMVEEQLENLKSLKQLLAGGDVLSVTHVQKVLEKLPGCQLINGYGPTENTTFTCCFQVKADSNLEKSVPIGKPISNTQVYILDSNLQPVPIGVAGELHLGGDGLAIGYHHRPELTAEKFIPNPFENSKLYKTGDLARYLGDGNIEFIGRIDHQVKIRGYRIETGEIEAVINSYPIVKETVVLATEDNPGDKRLVAYIVPETQTTTTSNRELSETQVDSWQDIFNQQIYDQLSEVTDPLFNTRGWISNYDNQPIPVEQMRIWAGDIVTQVLAQKPESVWEIGCGTGMLLFQIAPQTQNYYGTDISKVSLEYIKQQIEQQPDKYSHVSLAQKRAEDMADIAPNSFDVVLLSSIVQYFPSVEYLLQVIENSIRVVKPGGMIFLGDIRSWPLMKAFHSSVQLYQATPSLSVEQLKPKIDRQMEQEKELLVSPELFVALKEKHPEITHVQIRLQRGTEHNELNKYRYSVLLHIEAQPGKVITPTVESGAGMSYEKIEAYLQQKQPESICFSGIVNGRLANEVDLLELLSQPEAKQNVQQLRQLLESKAVNGIDPERLYELSSALGYSLELCWSAEGRGELMDGVFVRSELAKEGIVLTPLTQKSVVAGNWHNYGNNPLSSQLRNQLIPELREYLESRLPEYMVPSGLMVLSQLPLTPNGKVDRKALPDLDVASSVSTEYVAPQTQTQKVLAEIWAEVLGIEQVGIHDNFFDLGGHSLMATKVVSRLRNTVQVELPISRLFENPTIKQLGADIDAIDDNAFLAERLETISNNQEKLEEIEL comes from the coding sequence ATGAAAACAATAGAATTTGTGTCTTACCTGCAAAATCTGGGTGTAAAACTTTGGATAGATGGAGAGCAACTCCGTTATCGTTCTCCGAAGGAAGTAGTAACACCAGAGCTGAAACAGAGTATAGTTGAGCGCAAAGCAGACATCCTAAAGTTGCTTAGGAAAGCCCAGAAAAATAGGCAATCAGATGGAGCTACTTCTATTCAAGCAATTTCTAGGGAACAGGTAATCCCCTTATCCTTTGCACAGCAAAGGCTATGGTTTATTGAAAAAATGGCCTTAAGTAGGAACGCCTACAATGTGCCATTGACCCTACATCTAGTAGGTCAATTGGACTATGTAGCCCTAGAAAAAAGTCTCAACCAAATCATCGCTCGCCATGAAACCCTGAGAACCACCTTCAGTGAAATCAACGGCACACCAGTACAAATAATTCACCCCCCCTTTGAATTAGAACTACCCATAATTGACCTAAGTGGGTTAACACCATCAGAAGCTACCACCAAACTCCAACAACTACTGCAACAAGAAAATGAACAAAGATTCAATCTAGAAGTAGACCCCCCCATACGGGCTCAGTTGTTTCAACTAGGAACAACAGAACACATACTGCAAATTACATTACATCACATAGCTTCCGATGGCTGGTCACTGACAGTATTACCCAAAGAACTCTCAGCTATTTACACTGCCACACTGTTCGACAAACCATCCCCATTACCAGAGCTACCCATACAATATGCCGACTTTGCAGTGTGGCAAAGGAACTACTTACAAGGTCAAACCCTAGAAAGCCAACTAAGTTACTGGAAGCAAAAGCTCCTTGACTTACCTCAACTACAACTACCAACAGATCATCCCCGACCCCCAGTTGAAACTTTTAATGGAGCAGGTATACCCATAAACATACCAGCAGCACTAACATCAAAAGTTAAACAACTGACCCAAAAGCAGGGAACCACCCTATTTATGACCCTGTTAGCAGCCTTCAAAATCTTAATGTCTCGTTACAGTGGTCAAGAAGGTATAGCAGTAGGAACACCGATAGCTAACCGCAACCGCAGTGAAATAGAAGGATTGATAGGTTTCTTTGTGAACTCCCTAGTCATGTACACAGACCTGGGAGGGAACCCTAGTTTCACAGAAGTATTAAACCGAGTTAAACAAACAGCTCTAGAAGCTTATGGTCACCAAGACATACCCTTTGAGAAATTGGTAGAAGAGTTGCAGCTAGAAAGGTCTCTATCGCAAAACCCCTTATTTCAGGTAGTGTTTGCCCTTCAGCAGAGTGAACACATGAAACCATCCTTCAGCCTGCCTAACTTAGAGGTAGAGTTAGGTTGGGAGCGATGGATGGGAGATCAAATGACAGTGCGGATGGACTTAGAGTTACATCTGTGGCTAGAAGGAGAAGAAATCAAAGGATTATGTGCCTATAACCGAGACTTGTTTGAGGCGGAAACAATTAGTCGGATGGTGTCACATTATGAAAACTTGCTCTCAGCAGCAGTAGAGACTCCCGAGGGACCTATTAGCAAGTTGCCATTAATGACAGAGCCAGAGCTAGACCAGATACTGGTGGAGTGGAACAACACGAAAACAGATTACCCAAATGACAAATGTATCCATCAGTTATTTGAGGAGCAGGTAGAGAAAATTCCAGATGCCATAGCAGTAGTATTTGAACAACAAAAGCTGACCTATTCCCAATTAAATAGCAAAGCTAATCAACTAGCCCATTACTTGCAAAAATTGGGAGTAGTTCCAGAAACCTTAGTGGGAATATGTGTAGAGCGTTCAGTAGAGATGGTAGTAGGTTTATTAGCCATACTCAAAGCCGGAGGAGCTTATGTGCCATTAGACCCAAATTATCCAACTTCGCGTCTCAATTACATGGTAGAAGATGCACAAGTATCTATCATCTTGACTCAAGAAAAATGGCAACACGATCTACCATCTACGGCAGCTCAAGTAATATGTTTGGACCGGGAGCTACCAAATACAGCAAGTTCAGAAAACCTAACAGTATCAATAACATCAGAGCATCAGGCATACATGATGTATACCTCCGGCTCCACTGGTCTACCCAAGGGAGTGAACATCAGACATCAAGGAGTAGTGCGACTGGTAAAAAATACCAACTATATTAAGCTCACAGAAGAAGACATATTCCTACAATTAGCACCCATATCCTTTGATGCAGCTACACTGGAAATTTGGGGCAGTATGCTTAACGGAGGAACCCTAGCAGTAATGCCACCCCATCAACCCTCCCTAGCAGAAATAGGAGCAGCAATTAGGGAAAACCAAGTCACGACCCTATGGCTGAGTGCAGGGTTATTCCAACTGATGGTAGAAGAGCAACTGGAAAACTTAAAATCATTAAAGCAACTATTAGCAGGAGGAGACGTCTTATCAGTAACCCATGTGCAGAAAGTATTAGAAAAACTGCCAGGATGTCAATTAATAAATGGTTACGGACCAACAGAAAACACTACATTCACCTGCTGTTTTCAAGTCAAAGCTGATAGTAATCTAGAAAAATCAGTACCCATCGGTAAGCCAATATCCAATACACAAGTATATATTCTGGACTCAAATTTACAACCAGTGCCCATAGGAGTAGCAGGAGAATTACACCTAGGAGGAGATGGTTTAGCCATAGGCTACCACCACCGCCCCGAACTCACAGCCGAAAAATTTATTCCCAACCCTTTTGAGAACTCAAAATTATATAAGACGGGAGATTTGGCTCGCTACTTAGGGGATGGCAACATCGAATTTATAGGTAGAATAGACCACCAAGTAAAAATCCGGGGATATCGCATCGAAACAGGAGAAATAGAAGCAGTTATCAATTCATACCCCATCGTTAAAGAAACGGTAGTCTTAGCAACAGAAGACAACCCAGGAGACAAACGCCTGGTAGCATACATAGTACCAGAAACCCAAACCACAACCACCTCCAACCGAGAACTATCAGAAACCCAAGTAGACAGTTGGCAAGATATATTCAATCAACAAATATACGACCAGCTCAGTGAAGTAACTGACCCTCTATTCAACACTAGAGGATGGATCAGCAACTATGATAACCAGCCCATACCAGTAGAGCAAATGCGCATCTGGGCAGGGGATATTGTCACTCAAGTATTAGCGCAGAAACCAGAGAGTGTGTGGGAAATAGGTTGTGGCACAGGAATGCTGCTATTTCAAATCGCACCCCAGACACAAAACTATTATGGGACAGATATCTCCAAGGTCTCATTAGAATACATCAAACAACAAATAGAACAGCAACCAGACAAATATAGTCATGTCTCCTTAGCACAGAAACGAGCTGAAGACATGGCTGATATAGCTCCTAACAGTTTCGATGTCGTACTGCTTTCTTCCATAGTCCAGTATTTCCCGAGTGTGGAATATCTGTTACAAGTAATAGAAAATAGTATCAGGGTAGTCAAACCAGGAGGAATGATTTTCCTAGGGGATATCCGCAGTTGGCCATTAATGAAAGCCTTTCACAGTTCAGTGCAACTGTATCAAGCAACTCCCTCACTTTCAGTAGAACAACTCAAGCCAAAGATAGACAGACAAATGGAGCAGGAGAAAGAGTTGTTAGTGTCACCAGAGTTGTTTGTAGCTCTCAAAGAAAAACACCCAGAAATAACTCATGTACAAATCCGTTTACAGAGGGGAACAGAACACAATGAACTGAATAAATATCGCTACAGCGTACTATTGCATATAGAGGCACAACCAGGAAAAGTAATAACACCGACTGTAGAAAGTGGGGCAGGTATGAGTTATGAAAAGATAGAAGCATATCTGCAGCAAAAGCAGCCAGAATCAATTTGTTTTAGTGGTATAGTAAATGGTAGATTGGCAAATGAAGTAGATTTACTGGAGTTACTATCACAGCCAGAAGCCAAACAGAATGTACAGCAGTTGAGGCAGCTTTTAGAGTCAAAGGCAGTAAATGGCATAGACCCAGAGAGGTTATATGAACTGAGTTCAGCTTTAGGGTATAGCTTAGAGTTGTGTTGGTCTGCAGAAGGAAGAGGAGAATTGATGGATGGGGTATTTGTGCGCAGTGAGTTAGCCAAAGAAGGGATAGTGTTAACACCCCTAACTCAAAAATCGGTGGTAGCAGGTAACTGGCATAATTATGGGAATAATCCGTTGAGTTCCCAGTTGAGAAACCAACTGATACCAGAGTTGAGAGAGTATCTGGAGTCGCGGTTGCCAGAGTATATGGTGCCATCGGGGTTGATGGTGTTGTCGCAACTGCCTCTGACTCCCAATGGCAAAGTAGACCGTAAGGCTTTGCCTGACCTGGATGTGGCCAGTAGTGTGTCAACGGAGTATGTGGCTCCCCAGACACAGACACAGAAGGTATTAGCAGAGATTTGGGCAGAAGTGTTGGGTATAGAACAGGTGGGAATACACGATAACTTCTTTGATTTGGGTGGTCATTCTTTGATGGCAACGAAGGTTGTGTCTCGGCTGCGAAATACTGTTCAAGTGGAGTTACCTATCAGTAGGTTATTTGAAAATCCTACTATCAAACAATTAGGCGCTGATATTGATGCCATAGATGACAACGCATTTTTAGCAGAACGACTAGAAACAATTTCTAACAATCAAGAAAAATTAGAGGAAATCGAACTATGA